One window of Paenibacillus sp. FSL K6-3182 genomic DNA carries:
- a CDS encoding AAA family ATPase, with translation MIIWINGAFGAGKTQTAYELHKRAEHSFVYDPENVGYFIRKNTPRSTHTSDFQQNPMWRDFNYAMLKHLDETYDGIIIVPMTVVNPQYFEEIIGRLRGDGVEINHYALCATEETLMKRLRGRGERKNSWPIQQIKRCVAALSDERFGHHLQTDHSSIMDNVEHIASLSNIQLLPDQRSSLKRSFDHVITQVKHIRF, from the coding sequence ATGATTATATGGATTAATGGCGCATTTGGCGCTGGGAAGACACAAACTGCGTATGAACTGCATAAAAGAGCGGAACATTCATTTGTATACGATCCAGAGAATGTTGGTTATTTTATTCGTAAAAATACGCCGCGTTCAACTCATACAAGTGATTTTCAACAAAATCCAATGTGGCGTGACTTTAATTATGCGATGCTAAAGCATCTCGATGAAACCTATGATGGCATCATAATCGTACCGATGACAGTCGTAAATCCGCAATATTTTGAGGAGATCATTGGTCGCTTGCGGGGAGATGGAGTGGAAATTAATCACTATGCTCTGTGTGCAACGGAAGAGACTTTAATGAAACGGCTTCGGGGCAGAGGCGAGCGGAAAAACTCTTGGCCGATACAGCAAATAAAGAGATGTGTGGCAGCTCTTTCGGATGAAAGGTTTGGTCACCATCTGCAAACGGATCATTCGTCCATCATGGATAATGTGGAGCATATTGCTTCGCTTTCGAATATTCAATTGCTGCCGGACCAAAGAAGCTCGTTAAAAAGATCGTTTGACCACGTGATCACGCAGGTGAAGCACATTCGATTTTAA
- a CDS encoding phytanoyl-CoA dioxygenase family protein, which translates to MLNAAQLAEFEKNGFLKGDVVLNVAEVERLREELDLVMEGKAVKKPILNHNMREEEADSLYKGMKMSVSEKVVQIVNIWMASDAYLQHAGHSVICEEIAQLCKTDTLRVWHDQIQYKPPVTGGPTPWHQDHPLWPVIQPADLVSAWVALDDAVIENGCMWMVPGSHRWGDHQKYLASTPDFMPFHRKPELLPEGAVVEAVPFEIKKGQVGYHHSLTWHGSPHNRSELKRRAIAVHYMPGHTIYSPTSNHPMVPYVTVNEGDILSGEHFPVVYSAAAATK; encoded by the coding sequence ATGTTGAATGCTGCACAGTTAGCTGAATTCGAGAAAAATGGTTTTTTGAAAGGCGATGTGGTCTTAAACGTTGCTGAGGTTGAACGTTTACGCGAGGAACTAGATTTGGTTATGGAAGGAAAAGCGGTCAAGAAACCCATTCTTAACCATAATATGCGTGAGGAAGAAGCTGACTCCTTATACAAAGGCATGAAGATGAGCGTCAGTGAAAAGGTAGTCCAAATCGTAAATATATGGATGGCTAGCGATGCTTATTTGCAACATGCCGGACATTCGGTTATTTGCGAAGAAATCGCACAATTATGCAAAACCGATACCCTTCGTGTCTGGCATGATCAGATCCAGTATAAACCACCAGTAACGGGTGGACCGACGCCATGGCATCAGGATCATCCGCTGTGGCCGGTTATTCAGCCAGCTGACCTCGTCAGTGCATGGGTTGCCCTTGACGATGCAGTCATCGAAAACGGCTGCATGTGGATGGTACCCGGCAGTCATAGATGGGGCGATCACCAGAAATATCTTGCAAGTACGCCTGACTTTATGCCTTTTCATCGCAAGCCCGAATTGCTGCCTGAAGGCGCAGTCGTTGAAGCTGTACCGTTCGAGATAAAGAAAGGGCAGGTCGGCTACCATCACAGCCTCACTTGGCATGGCAGCCCGCATAACCGTTCCGAGCTTAAACGTAGAGCAATCGCTGTTCATTACATGCCTGGCCACACCATCTATTCGCCAACAAGCAATCATCCCATGGTGCCTTATGTAACGGTTAATGAGGGAGATATTTTATCAGGCGAGCACTTCCCTGTAGTTTACAGCGCAGCTGCTGCAACTAAATAA
- the pucL gene encoding factor-independent urate hydroxylase — protein sequence MLKLRSGRTLYYGKGDVLSYRTYAIPLSVKSIPQSTYTGDPNIIFAHNITFSVSSEVLLTSFTEGDNAHVVATDSMKNFILRQTAHYEGSTTEGLLAFISERFMERYSHIDAIEIRADRLPFNSVTIAEGSGWNDSELVFRRSHNEHASASQKWIRTANSLQLAEQESALSHIQLIKVRGSSFYGFVRDEYTTLPESYDRPLFIFLHIFWTYEHEEDALDSRRGNYVPSEQIHDLAHTLFHLANSPSIQYLIYQIGKSILTTFPQLSEVRFESNNRTWETVMEPEHPTAAGVFTEPRPPYGFQGFTLTRADLIEGE from the coding sequence ATGCTAAAATTACGCAGCGGACGAACATTATATTATGGCAAAGGCGATGTGCTGAGCTACCGGACATACGCAATACCGCTTTCTGTAAAATCGATCCCTCAATCAACGTATACGGGTGATCCTAATATTATTTTTGCTCATAACATAACCTTCTCCGTGAGCAGCGAGGTGCTGCTTACCTCCTTTACGGAGGGTGACAATGCGCATGTCGTAGCTACTGACTCGATGAAAAATTTTATATTACGGCAAACTGCTCATTATGAAGGAAGTACAACAGAGGGACTGCTAGCTTTCATAAGCGAGCGATTTATGGAGCGTTATTCGCATATAGATGCGATTGAGATTCGCGCGGATCGGCTGCCTTTTAACTCCGTCACGATTGCCGAAGGCAGCGGCTGGAACGATAGCGAGCTTGTGTTTCGAAGATCGCACAACGAGCATGCGAGCGCTTCGCAAAAATGGATACGTACAGCTAATAGCTTGCAACTCGCTGAGCAAGAAAGTGCTTTGTCCCATATTCAGCTAATTAAGGTGAGGGGCAGCTCGTTTTATGGATTCGTTCGCGATGAATATACAACTTTGCCTGAAAGCTATGATCGTCCTTTATTTATTTTCCTTCATATCTTTTGGACTTATGAGCATGAAGAGGATGCATTGGACAGTCGGCGCGGAAATTATGTTCCATCCGAGCAGATTCATGATTTAGCCCACACGTTGTTCCATCTTGCAAACTCACCTTCCATTCAGTATTTAATCTATCAAATTGGAAAAAGCATTCTTACTACCTTCCCGCAGCTGTCTGAGGTTCGATTCGAGTCGAACAATCGGACATGGGAAACGGTAATGGAGCCTGAGCATCCCACAGCAGCAGGCGTGTTCACTGAACCACGTCCGCCTTATGGCTTCCAAGGATTCACTCTTACAAGAGCTGACCTGATTGAGGGAGAGTGA
- a CDS encoding ABC transporter transmembrane domain-containing protein, producing the protein MEKVINCVSGGIHISPVKRYLLWAKPYWWSIGLIILLGMVQFVAPLSTPIYTQILLDDVLAGKGDWGLYQIVGIMAIILFFGVIVSFLRNYFSAMLGNRMMKDLREQLYHHLQKMPVSFYDQRQVGGISSRVIHDIGGAQNLIGGGIINLVLDLFMVLFAGFLLFRMNVYLASLSLIILPFYYLSFTNMNVHIRLAWRSVHRQMERISGTLVERMAGIRIVQAFNGERQERARFGKQTKQHYNHTVYAHLFSNVLGRLSESFAHIGGIIIWLGGGSLVLAGKMTAGEIIAFQLLLGNLYGPIQRFADVNVTIQNSITNIERVFEMLDEKPSIKESEDALPMPTCDGHVVFVNVTYNYKTRNIIPAQTVNGTEDTDIIEREKATKRFYWKPTNVHPFPPEVTIEERQGIKDITFEARSGEVIALVGPSGAGKSTLINLIPRFYEPVEGTVFIDGVDVRDYNLDDLRKHIALVLQENILFSGTIRDNLVYGRPDATDDEVVAAAKSANAHDFIIAFKDGYEAVIGERGMRLSGGQKQRLAIARAILKDPKILILDEATSALDSESEAMVTEALERLMVGRTTFVIAHRLATVVRANQILVIDDGEIVQRGSHRTLLREGGLYRKLYEQQLKAMKPEEMTGLAQ; encoded by the coding sequence ATGGAAAAAGTTATTAATTGTGTTTCGGGAGGGATTCACATTAGTCCAGTTAAACGATATTTACTATGGGCAAAACCTTATTGGTGGTCGATAGGACTTATCATTTTGTTAGGTATGGTTCAATTCGTTGCACCTCTATCAACACCCATCTACACGCAAATTTTGCTCGACGATGTACTTGCAGGCAAAGGGGACTGGGGGCTTTATCAAATTGTAGGCATCATGGCTATTATTTTATTTTTTGGTGTTATTGTCAGCTTTTTAAGAAATTATTTCTCAGCGATGCTTGGCAATCGGATGATGAAGGATCTTCGCGAGCAGCTGTATCATCATCTGCAAAAAATGCCTGTCAGCTTCTATGATCAGAGGCAAGTAGGAGGAATATCCTCTAGAGTCATTCATGACATCGGAGGGGCACAAAACTTGATTGGCGGGGGCATCATTAACCTTGTTCTCGATTTGTTTATGGTGCTTTTTGCGGGGTTTCTATTATTTCGGATGAATGTATACTTAGCATCGCTTTCACTTATTATTTTGCCTTTTTATTACTTGTCATTTACGAACATGAATGTGCATATTCGGCTTGCATGGCGTTCCGTTCATCGGCAGATGGAGCGAATCTCAGGCACTCTTGTCGAGCGTATGGCGGGAATACGGATCGTGCAAGCATTCAATGGTGAAAGACAGGAGCGGGCCCGGTTTGGCAAGCAGACAAAGCAGCATTATAACCATACGGTGTACGCTCATTTATTCTCAAATGTGCTTGGCAGGCTTAGTGAATCGTTTGCCCATATCGGCGGCATTATCATTTGGCTCGGCGGAGGCAGCTTAGTGCTTGCAGGTAAAATGACAGCAGGTGAAATCATCGCTTTTCAATTGCTGCTTGGCAATCTTTATGGACCGATACAGCGATTCGCAGATGTTAATGTCACCATTCAAAACTCGATTACAAATATCGAACGAGTGTTTGAAATGCTGGATGAGAAACCTTCGATTAAGGAGTCAGAAGATGCGCTTCCTATGCCAACGTGTGATGGGCATGTCGTTTTCGTTAATGTTACCTATAACTATAAAACGAGAAATATAATACCTGCACAAACCGTTAACGGTACTGAAGACACGGATATTATCGAACGCGAGAAGGCGACTAAACGCTTTTATTGGAAACCAACGAATGTACATCCATTCCCGCCGGAAGTCACGATTGAAGAAAGACAGGGCATAAAGGACATTACGTTTGAAGCGCGCTCCGGCGAAGTGATTGCGCTTGTGGGGCCAAGCGGCGCAGGCAAATCGACTTTAATCAACCTTATTCCGCGATTTTATGAGCCTGTAGAGGGTACGGTATTTATTGACGGCGTCGATGTGCGTGATTACAATTTGGATGATTTGCGAAAGCATATTGCATTGGTTTTACAGGAAAACATTCTTTTCTCCGGCACGATCAGGGATAATCTGGTTTATGGTCGACCCGATGCTACGGATGACGAGGTTGTCGCAGCTGCAAAATCAGCAAATGCCCATGATTTCATTATCGCGTTTAAGGACGGTTATGAAGCTGTCATCGGCGAACGAGGCATGCGATTGTCGGGCGGACAAAAGCAAAGGCTGGCCATTGCGAGAGCGATTTTGAAGGATCCCAAAATATTAATTTTGGACGAAGCGACATCTGCTCTTGATTCCGAGTCGGAAGCTATGGTCACAGAAGCGCTTGAACGCCTCATGGTTGGACGGACAACATTTGTCATTGCGCATCGTTTAGCTACTGTTGTTCGCGCCAATCAGATATTGGTTATCGATGATGGAGAAATTGTACAAAGAGGAAGCCATCGCACGCTGCTTCGGGAAGGCGGGCTTTATCGCAAATTGTATGAACAGCAATTGAAGGCCATGAAGCCTGAAGAGATGACAGGATTGGCGCAATAA
- a CDS encoding DinB family protein, with the protein MNLKPMRSIYTGLLASFVLVLNAIIQFINIYLNDGPEALGFFFFLVTFVMIVFFIVYVVDVFNKNYQIIHAKMVSKHKNIIYVLNENGKVKRIRVIYPEILNELVPGQQLEITLSSTLSIPLHIVTVGKSNEGYLHNHFVKCFQHIAWANAQVIMVLKSSDLPMEKPLSLLSHVLAAEKVWLTRINGEDSAGMAIWPTHTLEQCERFAEQNKADYEILFSKLVESDYGNESYYSDSKGNPFTTKISDILTQVVLHGSYHRGQIALLLRQAGAEPILTDYIIYERQAALIEKSMPISK; encoded by the coding sequence ATGAATCTTAAACCGATGAGGTCCATCTACACGGGTCTTCTGGCAAGCTTTGTACTTGTTTTGAATGCCATTATTCAATTTATAAACATTTATTTGAATGATGGTCCTGAAGCTCTAGGATTCTTTTTCTTTCTTGTAACATTTGTTATGATTGTTTTTTTTATAGTATACGTCGTGGATGTATTCAACAAAAACTACCAAATCATCCATGCCAAAATGGTTAGCAAGCATAAAAATATTATTTATGTTTTAAACGAAAACGGCAAAGTGAAACGAATTAGAGTCATCTATCCTGAAATTTTAAATGAGTTAGTTCCTGGGCAGCAGCTCGAAATCACATTGTCATCGACTCTATCAATACCGCTTCATATTGTTACAGTTGGCAAATCTAATGAAGGATATTTACATAACCATTTTGTGAAGTGTTTCCAACATATCGCGTGGGCGAATGCTCAAGTTATTATGGTGTTGAAATCGAGTGATCTTCCTATGGAGAAGCCATTAAGCTTGCTTAGTCATGTTCTTGCTGCCGAGAAGGTATGGCTAACCCGTATTAATGGAGAAGATAGTGCAGGGATGGCGATTTGGCCGACCCACACCTTAGAGCAATGTGAACGTTTCGCTGAGCAAAATAAAGCGGATTATGAAATTTTGTTCTCCAAGCTGGTTGAATCGGACTATGGGAATGAAAGTTACTACTCAGACAGTAAAGGAAATCCATTTACTACAAAAATAAGCGATATCCTTACACAGGTTGTTTTGCATGGCAGCTACCACCGCGGACAAATCGCTTTATTGCTTAGGCAAGCTGGAGCTGAACCGATACTTACAGATTATATTATCTATGAGCGACAGGCAGCTTTAATAGAAAAAAGTATGCCAATTTCGAAATAG
- the add gene encoding adenosine deaminase, whose protein sequence is MALMNEKTAAMTTLLSQLPKVDLHVHLDGSVKPETIRELAIEQGNPLQIDSETELLSHMQVGETCESLKEYLDKFGFVLPYLQTGSALERVAYELVEQAAIDKVSYIEVRFAPQLHRTQGLTIQDVIQHVINGLKRGEQAFGTVARAIIICMRHHSYALNKDVVEEAARFYNKGVVAVDLAGDEAGFPAKLFLQLFEGAQQLGLPITIHAGEAAGAENVRVAVTGLGAVRIGHGIRMQEDPEVVALVRERQIPLEMCPLSNIQTKAVPSWDAYPIRRYLEDGIIVTVNTDNRTVSNTTIQKEYEQLAEHCGLTMNDIAKIVLNGAKAAFLEEAEKQLLIAKLENEWAAKGFKV, encoded by the coding sequence ATGGCGTTAATGAATGAAAAAACTGCAGCTATGACAACGTTATTGTCGCAGCTGCCAAAGGTTGATTTGCATGTGCATTTGGATGGGAGCGTAAAGCCGGAGACCATTAGGGAGCTCGCTATAGAGCAAGGGAATCCTTTACAAATAGACTCGGAAACGGAGCTTCTGTCTCATATGCAGGTTGGAGAAACTTGCGAGAGCTTAAAGGAGTATTTGGACAAGTTTGGTTTTGTATTGCCATACTTGCAAACGGGATCAGCGTTAGAGAGAGTTGCTTATGAGCTTGTTGAGCAGGCTGCAATCGATAAGGTAAGCTACATTGAGGTTCGCTTTGCTCCTCAGCTGCATCGCACACAAGGATTAACCATTCAGGATGTCATCCAGCATGTGATAAATGGCTTAAAGCGCGGTGAGCAAGCATTTGGCACGGTAGCTAGAGCCATCATTATTTGTATGAGGCATCATTCCTATGCGCTCAATAAGGACGTTGTTGAAGAAGCAGCGCGATTTTATAATAAAGGAGTCGTTGCCGTCGATTTGGCTGGTGACGAGGCAGGATTTCCCGCTAAGCTGTTCCTTCAGCTCTTTGAAGGGGCACAGCAGCTGGGGCTGCCGATTACGATCCACGCGGGAGAAGCGGCAGGTGCGGAAAACGTGCGAGTCGCTGTTACGGGCTTAGGTGCTGTACGTATCGGCCACGGCATTCGAATGCAGGAAGACCCGGAGGTCGTTGCTCTCGTGAGGGAACGGCAAATACCTTTGGAGATGTGCCCGCTCAGCAACATCCAGACAAAAGCTGTTCCAAGCTGGGACGCGTATCCGATCCGCCGTTATTTGGAGGATGGGATCATTGTTACAGTAAATACCGACAACCGAACGGTTTCGAATACGACGATTCAGAAGGAATACGAGCAGCTGGCTGAGCATTGCGGCTTAACGATGAATGATATCGCCAAAATCGTGCTAAACGGCGCTAAGGCTGCTTTCTTAGAGGAAGCAGAGAAACAATTATTGATTGCTAAGCTGGAAAATGAATGGGCAGCAAAAGGATTTAAGGTTTAA
- a CDS encoding lytic polysaccharide monooxygenase, whose amino-acid sequence MLITALGLTLFSQQLFAHGYVEGPASRAALCKSGQNTDCGPIVYEPQSLEAPKGFPAAGPADGKIASANGAFPKLDEQSATRWSKVNMSSGPNTFTWKLTANHATASWKYYITKPNWNPNAALTRDSFDLTPFCSVNYGGTQPPFSYSNSCNVPERSGYHIIMAVWEVADTPNAFYNVIDANFSGSNPVDTQAPTAPSALTTTAKTTNSVSLAWNASTDNVSVTGYRIYNGSTLTGSVSGTTLAYNVTGLAANTAYTFSVKAIDNAGNESSASNSLSVTTNAPVGNDTQAPTAPGALHVMGAPTSSSLMLMWNPSTDNVGVSGYRIYNGSTLVTTVAGTATFYTVTGLSASTAYTFNVQAIDAAGNVSAASTVTGTTAAASTAAPWAANTAYTTGTLVSYNGSTYECRQSHTSLVGWEPSNVPSLWLLK is encoded by the coding sequence ATGCTTATTACTGCTCTAGGATTAACGCTATTCTCGCAACAGCTTTTTGCACATGGTTATGTTGAAGGGCCTGCCAGCCGTGCTGCACTTTGTAAATCTGGTCAAAATACCGATTGTGGTCCAATCGTTTATGAGCCTCAAAGCCTTGAAGCACCTAAGGGTTTCCCCGCAGCAGGTCCTGCTGACGGTAAAATAGCTAGCGCTAATGGCGCTTTCCCTAAACTTGATGAGCAATCCGCTACTCGCTGGTCGAAAGTGAATATGTCTTCCGGTCCAAATACATTTACTTGGAAGCTGACTGCTAATCATGCAACAGCTAGCTGGAAATACTATATAACGAAACCAAATTGGAATCCAAATGCTGCGCTAACTCGGGACTCCTTTGATTTAACGCCATTCTGTTCTGTAAATTATGGCGGCACGCAGCCTCCATTCTCCTATTCGAACAGCTGCAACGTACCTGAACGCAGCGGATATCATATCATTATGGCGGTTTGGGAAGTCGCTGACACACCGAACGCTTTCTACAATGTCATTGATGCAAACTTCAGCGGCAGCAATCCTGTTGATACGCAAGCACCTACAGCACCCTCCGCTTTAACGACTACAGCGAAAACAACGAACAGCGTGTCCTTGGCATGGAATGCCTCGACGGACAATGTAAGCGTTACCGGATACCGGATATATAACGGCAGCACTTTAACTGGTTCCGTTTCCGGAACAACTCTTGCTTACAATGTAACGGGATTAGCTGCGAATACAGCTTACACATTCAGCGTCAAGGCCATCGACAATGCTGGCAATGAATCCAGTGCAAGCAACTCGCTGTCAGTTACAACGAACGCTCCAGTCGGCAATGATACACAAGCGCCAACTGCACCAGGCGCCCTTCATGTAATGGGTGCGCCAACATCCAGCAGCTTAATGCTTATGTGGAACCCGTCGACTGATAATGTAGGAGTATCAGGCTACCGCATTTATAACGGATCAACGTTAGTTACAACAGTAGCCGGCACTGCTACTTTCTACACGGTTACAGGACTTAGCGCAAGCACAGCTTATACATTTAATGTTCAAGCGATCGATGCTGCCGGCAATGTTTCCGCTGCAAGCACGGTTACTGGAACAACGGCTGCCGCTTCAACGGCTGCACCTTGGGCTGCAAATACAGCATACACAACAGGTACACTTGTTTCGTACAATGGCTCCACATACGAGTGTCGTCAATCTCATACCTCGCTTGTAGGCTGGGAACCTTCTAATGTTCCTTCGCTATGGCTTTTGAAATAA
- a CDS encoding AraC family transcriptional regulator — MSTIELEKIAPTVNFAVRQTAEAGENWGVRVIPDCQIMNVITGCAELYINNQTYTIGPGECVYYGSDCQSYLKATEKTDFYSIHFSWQHDSPEPVHPGLGIRFFNSWPPQGISNNPVLVCGTASQLLMPTLFEVPGLEAIWTRMVKEYKGEQPGYTMALRALMIQAIMVMYRHMLEGSLSANANHKIEPAIQAMQLQPDYNWSVAELAALCGYHPIHFSKLFKEEAGLTPKHFIIRERIKRAKLALLLGEKMESLSIRLGFKSIHYFSHQFKEVTGLTPSQFRMLGQTKKTINDKKQE, encoded by the coding sequence ATGTCTACTATCGAGCTTGAGAAAATAGCGCCAACAGTCAACTTCGCCGTTAGACAAACGGCGGAAGCAGGGGAGAATTGGGGAGTTCGAGTCATTCCCGACTGCCAAATCATGAACGTCATTACGGGCTGTGCCGAGCTATATATCAATAATCAGACCTATACGATCGGACCTGGAGAATGCGTGTACTACGGTTCTGATTGTCAGTCCTATTTGAAAGCAACGGAGAAAACGGACTTTTACAGCATTCATTTCAGTTGGCAGCATGATTCTCCAGAGCCTGTGCATCCTGGACTTGGCATTCGGTTTTTCAATTCATGGCCGCCACAGGGAATATCTAACAACCCGGTACTTGTGTGCGGGACGGCAAGCCAGCTTCTTATGCCCACATTGTTTGAAGTGCCTGGGCTGGAAGCGATATGGACGCGTATGGTTAAGGAGTATAAAGGGGAGCAGCCGGGGTATACCATGGCACTGCGTGCCTTAATGATACAAGCAATCATGGTTATGTATCGGCATATGCTGGAAGGCAGTTTGTCTGCTAATGCTAATCATAAAATAGAACCTGCTATTCAAGCGATGCAGCTGCAGCCCGATTACAACTGGTCGGTAGCGGAGCTTGCTGCATTATGCGGTTATCATCCTATCCATTTCTCTAAATTGTTTAAGGAAGAAGCGGGTCTTACACCGAAGCATTTTATTATTAGAGAACGGATTAAGAGAGCGAAGCTGGCTCTTCTTCTAGGGGAGAAGATGGAGTCGCTTTCGATAAGGCTCGGATTCAAAAGCATTCATTATTTCAGCCATCAATTTAAGGAAGTAACAGGGCTTACGCCGTCTCAATTTCGCATGCTTGGACAAACGAAGAAAACAATAAATGATAAGAAGCAAGAATGA
- a CDS encoding class I SAM-dependent methyltransferase, which translates to MDERVARIREEEKKYHEACYDDYKLFEEGSWLHKPVLTVMKNLDLLDQSGPRSVLDLGCGVGRNSIPIAKVLQEHHIQGQVVCVDLLESALRKLMSYGEQFGVHHLLKPVASDIGNFTISEKEYDYIVAVSSLEHVNTEAMLHHTLHHMTAGTKDNGINCIIINTNIRETDIRSGESLEVLIEVNMETQAMEHLLSKAYTSWEVIDHHVKQLEFAIVRNERDILLSSDCITFVVRKIG; encoded by the coding sequence ATGGATGAGAGGGTAGCGAGAATTAGAGAGGAAGAGAAAAAATATCACGAAGCCTGCTATGATGATTATAAATTGTTTGAGGAAGGCTCGTGGCTGCATAAGCCTGTGCTGACGGTTATGAAAAATCTTGACTTACTTGATCAATCAGGCCCACGATCTGTTCTTGATTTAGGCTGCGGAGTAGGTAGAAATAGCATACCGATAGCGAAGGTATTGCAAGAACATCATATTCAGGGACAAGTGGTATGCGTGGATCTCTTGGAGTCAGCCCTGCGTAAGCTAATGAGTTATGGCGAGCAATTTGGAGTGCATCATTTACTAAAGCCGGTTGCAAGCGATATAGGCAATTTTACAATTTCAGAGAAAGAATATGATTATATTGTAGCAGTATCCTCGCTGGAGCATGTGAATACTGAAGCGATGCTGCATCATACACTGCATCATATGACTGCGGGTACAAAAGATAATGGAATCAATTGTATCATCATAAACACCAATATTCGCGAAACAGATATACGAAGCGGTGAAAGCCTAGAAGTTCTTATTGAAGTAAATATGGAAACACAAGCGATGGAGCATTTGTTAAGCAAAGCATATACGAGCTGGGAAGTCATTGACCACCACGTCAAACAGCTGGAATTTGCAATCGTTAGAAATGAAAGGGATATTTTGCTGAGCAGTGATTGCATCACTTTTGTCGTCCGAAAGATAGGATAA
- the uraH gene encoding hydroxyisourate hydrolase — MNGKVTTHVLDLAGGKPVVGITIELWYLGKESAEAANQPRLIGSYQTNEDGRVDEPLLLGESMECGTYEIVFDAGEFFRRSEHLSAIEVSIFDKIPIRFRIRDKNSHYHVPLLVAPGGYSTYRGS, encoded by the coding sequence TTGAACGGGAAAGTTACGACGCATGTTCTTGATCTCGCTGGAGGCAAACCGGTTGTTGGCATAACCATAGAGCTATGGTATTTGGGTAAGGAGAGCGCGGAAGCTGCAAACCAGCCTAGGCTCATTGGTTCTTATCAGACGAATGAAGATGGACGCGTTGATGAGCCATTGCTTCTGGGTGAAAGTATGGAGTGCGGAACCTATGAGATCGTTTTTGATGCAGGAGAATTTTTTCGGCGATCGGAACATTTGTCGGCGATAGAAGTGAGCATATTTGATAAAATTCCGATTAGGTTCCGAATTCGCGATAAAAACTCGCATTATCACGTGCCATTATTAGTTGCTCCTGGCGGCTACAGCACCTATCGCGGAAGCTAG
- the fabI gene encoding enoyl-ACP reductase FabI has translation MSNLMNNKVIVIMGVANERSIAWGVAKSLHNQGAKLVFTYRKERSLEKLKKLLEQHQIEALEAVSCDVLDDNSVIEAFKQLEQKVGVIHGVVHSVAFAEKDELQGEYVDTTREGYLLAQNSSSYSLVAVAREAKKLMTEGGSIVTQTYIGAERVVKNYNVMGVAKAALEASVMYLAEDLGKYGIRVNAVSAGPIRTLAAKGVSGFNDIMSTIEERAPLRRNIDQDEVGDATMFLLSQLSRGITGEVLHVDAGYHILAL, from the coding sequence ATGTCTAACTTAATGAACAACAAGGTAATCGTAATTATGGGTGTAGCCAATGAACGCAGCATAGCTTGGGGAGTAGCTAAATCACTGCACAATCAAGGTGCTAAGCTGGTTTTCACTTACCGTAAGGAAAGATCATTGGAAAAACTCAAAAAACTGCTCGAGCAGCATCAAATAGAAGCGTTGGAAGCCGTTTCCTGCGATGTGCTTGATGACAATAGTGTTATTGAGGCATTTAAGCAATTGGAGCAGAAGGTTGGCGTTATTCATGGCGTAGTTCATTCCGTCGCGTTTGCTGAGAAGGATGAGCTGCAAGGGGAATATGTAGACACAACAAGAGAAGGTTATTTGCTTGCGCAAAACTCCAGCTCCTACTCGTTAGTTGCCGTTGCGCGTGAAGCGAAGAAGCTTATGACCGAAGGCGGAAGCATCGTTACGCAAACGTATATCGGCGCAGAACGAGTGGTAAAAAACTATAATGTTATGGGCGTTGCGAAAGCCGCGCTTGAAGCCAGTGTAATGTACCTCGCTGAGGATTTGGGCAAATATGGCATTCGTGTTAACGCGGTATCTGCAGGTCCAATTCGGACGCTTGCTGCAAAAGGCGTTTCAGGCTTTAATGACATTATGTCCACGATCGAAGAAAGAGCGCCGCTTCGTCGCAATATAGATCAGGATGAAGTTGGAGATGCAACGATGTTCTTGCTTAGCCAGTTGTCGAGAGGCATCACAGGGGAAGTACTTCACGTGGATGCCGGTTATCACATTCTTGCTTTGTAA